In Thunnus thynnus chromosome 11, fThuThy2.1, whole genome shotgun sequence, the following proteins share a genomic window:
- the rnf17 gene encoding RING finger protein 17 isoform X5: MDRGDNSSAVSCKLCGEAFYLPEDEVDGNLPRVLLCGHIYCTSCLRSMEFSSVIRCPECEVESSLPEGGVCGLQEDSRIIGLIYTAKMNKMKRRYTRRNKRLSSTDINANTEDVEQPADIEKIEKAVDEALARAAENLAQLEHMHETLTTGLAEQVKRERARLVMEIKQAADKAVYAVQKWKDVQLNQLTKLEEKFSASQSEVCRVQERMKALEIAMQMAREVRRVPFLEQYCTLDKVLETLQAPVDNQSFDMKCITLGSGMSCVFQSEGLNQSLALSLKMEVSSPRHFSESPLKDHQPGISNRNSRWQHAEGRNSSCIPLGHNRPPNRQKQDQESLGTNSLSSRESSPSPRPRRRSNLSRHSSVSDLGAPDVIIEELLDQGQEHALPPTGPELANDKLRINRRRKNPLPGSKRNVSQWVVVTHVVNPSHFYVRYVAERRESEILSKKIYHQCCRDSCCFSSSDTVETGSTVFVKSKEGLWCRASVVEVIQNDCGEAVKACPVTQLVSVRVFFLDYGLTKTITIQSEDGATESSLKAVNNHLKKMTVDLGHFVPQAIRCSLKDLVPYDLTKGWSKEAQVEFQSVVGSAAVEMRLLGQDRDSLLVDLRKAPMDQSSDVPISVREYLVFIEVARFYSPVTLGRRPLLYYPPNYPKINTELNAVVSHINNPADFHIQLVDNMESLLLSAKLQDCYNATTVAGDDDLSVYCPVIGQACVARFEDKLWYRAQVIGHPGGRKVEVRYVDFGNKKILSVSDLRKIKDEFFALPSMAIHCCLSDVFPLDGETWGDACTKRFISLAHQKLVTIVATGRVPKTEPLPVRLFDGGLNGPVANIAELLVTEGLACFKERLKSKDPRPPGDDRAVWDPPLELGSAAEGLDAPDQNITGEQDEELLEFMPHLKISAKLKDLKVRVSHVNSPSSFYVQFTQYDTQLKSMCELVKKECEPMEPQDMVWKADMYCAAHINGVWERGQICCDVTSSNIAEVIRCDHGNKVKLHISNLRPLPSSLIGSLALECTLTDIRPAGGRSTWTATACDFISYYLTGASAVMTIKELKDERPVPVTLFCSNRMGQFVSIADFLASEGLALKERKPASVETVVQKSKETDAKSPVGETQADGSDGEKKNPPTPPAPAIIPVPSPSSLVSTPTPPKPAPRTIMSAEKVKTQLYLPPELPCLGHIQMTISAIGEDGLIYARGQNAECQLEQLRERIQQSMKTLPRQKPYTWKFVQGCAVIGPDMLWYRGQLLELLGGHVKVQYVDYGLVENIPVVHVYPMLLCDDVPQLCMPCQLHRINPVGGRWQQDAVALLREMLLSRCVDMQVVELPTDPRGPLTVEIFLDGLSLSRILCQHEHASMDRTAIAQKQGHSVLPVAPFLDDWDIDTEGLRDPEEPMLGPFIYPNLPQEGEQFQVRVKHLWTPNELFLWPLEGTADVEVDGETLDEALARINANIDSLSRLTNFPQGGPCLAEYSDGKYYRAKLMKFTSVEPIMILVQHVDFGSDDTLPTSKLRQMPAELLRFPSRALKVRVAGFKAPSVNRQEDVLPYSPSWSVKAAMDMIDLLHSNITASVVAQKPELTVLLYNEDGKLVHLPLVRSGLAELE; this comes from the exons ATGGACAGAGGCGACAACTCCAGCGCTGTGAGTTGCAAGTTATGTGGAGAGGCCTTCTATCTGCCTG AGGATGAGGTTGATGGCAACCTCCCCCGTGTGCTTTTATGTGGCCACATCTACTGCACATCTTGCCTGCGGTCCATGGAATTCAGCAGTGTCATTAGGTGTCCAGAGTGTGAG GTTGAGTCAAGCCTTCCTGAAGGTGGGGTGTGTGGGCTGCAGGAAGATAGCAGAATCATTGGCCTCATCTACACTGCTAAAATGAACAAGATGAAAAg GAGGTACACCAGGAGGAACAAACGGTTGTCATCCACAGATATTAATGCCAATACTGAGGATGTGGAGCAG CCAGCTGATATTGAGAAGATTGAGAAGGCGGTGGATGAAGCCTTGGCCAGGGCTGCAGAAAACCTTGCCCAGCTGGAACACATGCACGAG ACTCTGACGACGGGTCTGGCAGAGCAGGTGAAAAGAGAGCGAGCTCGACTGGTGATGGAGATCAAGCAGGCTGCAGACAAGGCTGTATATGCTGTCCAAAAGTG GAAAGATGTGCAGTTGAATCAGCTCACAAAACTGGAGGAAAAATTCTCCGCCAGCCAGTCAGAGGTGTGCCGTGTCCAGGAGAGGATGAAGGCCCTGGAGATTGCCATGCAGATGGCCAGGGAAGTACGCCGCGTCCCCTTCCTGGAGCAGTACTGCACCCTGGATAAG gtTCTGGAGACTCTGCAGGCACCTGTAGATAACCAGTCCTTTGATATGAAGTGCATTACTCTGGGCTCAGGAATGAG CTGTGTTTTCCAGTCAGAGGGTCTGAACCAGAGTCTGGCATTGTCTCTGAAGATGGAAGTCAGCAGCCCAAGGCA TTTTTCCGAGTCTCCACTCAAAGACCACCAGCCGGGCATCTCCAACAGAAATTCCCGCTGGCAACATGCAGAaggcagaaacagcagctgtatCCCTCTGGGTCACAATAGACCCCCCAACCGGCAAAAGCAGGACCAGGAGAGCCTGGGAACTAACAGTCTATCATCACGAGAATCCTCCCCAAGCCCAAGACCTCGCCGCAGGTCCAACCTGTCTCGTCACAGCTCTGTCTCAGACCTCGGAGCTCCAGACGTTATCATTGAGGAGCTTTTAGACCAGGGACAAGAGCATG CTCTCCCTCCCACTGGGCCCGAGCTGGCCAATGACAAATTGAGAATCAACAGGAGAAGGAAAAATCCTTTGCCTGGCAGTAAGAGAAATG TCTCCCAGTGGGTGGTGGTGACACATGTTGTGAATCCCAGTCACTTCTATGTCCGCTACGTGGCTGAGAGGAGGGAAAGTGAGATCCTGTCTAAGAAGATCTACCACCAATGCTGCAGAGATAGTTGTTGCTTCTCCTCCAGTGACACAGTTGAgactg GTTCCACAGTCTTTGTAAAGTCAAAGGAGGGGCTTTGGTGCCGGGCCAGTGTGGTTGAAGTCATCCAGAATGACTGTGGGGAGGCTGTGAAAGCCTGTCCAGTCACCCAGCTGGTCAGTGTCCGAGTCTTCTTCCTAGACTATGGCCTCACCAAGACTATCACCATACAGAG TGAGGACGGGGCCACCGAGTCTTCACTGAAGGCTGTGAACAATCACCTGAAGAAGATGACTGTGGACCTGGGTCACTTTGTTCCTCAGGCCATCCGATGTTCCCTCAAAGACCTCGTCCCCTATGACCTG acgaAGGGCTGGAGTAAAGAGGCACAGGTTGAATTTCAGAGTGTGGTTGGCTCTGCAGCAGTGGAGATGCGGCTGTTGGGTCAGGACAGAGACTCTTTGTTGGTGGACCTGAGGAAAGCTCCCATGGACCAGTCCAGCGATGTGCCCATCTCTGTCAGAGAATACCTTGTTTTCATTGAAGTGGCCAG GTTTTATTCTCCAGTGACGTTGGGCAGGAGGCCCCTGCTGTACTATCCTCCTAACTATCCCAAGATCAACACAGAGCTCAACGCTGTGGTGTCCCACATCAACAACCCTGCTGACTTCCACATCCAGCTG GTTGATAACATGGAGTCCTTGTTGCTCTCAGCCAAGCTTCAGGATTGTTACAATGCGACAACAGTGGCAGGAGACGATGACCTCAGTGTTTACTGCCCTGTCATAGGACAGGCCTGTGTTGCCCGCTTTGAAGACAAGTTGTGGTACAGAGCTCAGGTCATAG gtcaTCCAGGGGGCAGGAAAGTGGAGGTGCGATATGTAGACTTTGGAAATAAGAAAATCCTCTCAGTCAGTGACCTGAGGAAGATAAAGGATGAGTTCTTTGCCCTCCCTTCCATG GCAATCCACTGCTGCCTGTCAGATGTGTTTCCTCTGGACGGAGAGACCTGGGGTGATGCCTGCACCAAGAGATTCATCAGCTTGGCTCACCAGAAACTGGTCACTATTGTGGCTACAG GAAGAGTCCCCAAGACTGAGCCTCTGCCAGTCAGACTGTTTGATGGCGGCCTGAATGGGCCAGTAGCCAATATAGCTGAGCTGCTGGTCACAGAGGGGCTGGCTTGCTTCAAAGAGAG ACTTAAATCCAAGGATCCCAGGCCCCCTGGCGATGACCGTGCCGTATGGGATCCACCACTTGAGCTTGGTTCGGCCGCGGAGGGTCTTGATGCCCCTGACCAAAACATCACTGGAGAACAGGATGAGGAACTGCTTGAGTTTATGCCTCATCTGAAGATATCTGCCAAGCTCAAAGACCTGAAGGTCAGAGTCAGCCACGTCAACTCACCCAGCAGCTTCTACGTCCAGTTCACCCAGTACGACACTCAGCTGAAAAG CATGTGTGAGCTCGTGAAGAAGGAGTGTGAGCCTATGGAGCCCCAAGATATGGTGTGGAAGGCAGACATGTACTGTGCTGCTCACATTAATGGAGTTTGGGAGAGAGGACAGATCTGCTGTGACGTCACGTCCAGTAACATTGCTGAG GTGATTCGCTGTGACCATGGGAACAAGGTGAAGCTGCACATCAGCAACCTGCGGCCACTGCCGTCCTCCTTGATAGGTTCACTGGCACTGGAGTGCACTCTCACTGACAtcag GCCAGCGGGAGGCCGATCCACCTGGACAGCCACAGCATGCGACTTCATCTCCTACTACTTAACTGGAGCCTCAGCTGTTATGACTATCAAG GAGTTGAAAGATGAGCGTCCAGTGCCCGTCACTCTGTTTTGCTCCAACAGGATGGGACAGTTTGTCAGCATTGCAGACTTTCTGGCTAGCGAGGGCCTCGCGCTCAAGGAGAGGAAGCCAGCGTCGGT GGAGACTGTCGttcaaaaatccaaagaaaCTGATGCAAAGTCTCCAGTAGGCGAGACACAAGCAGATGGCTCTGATGGcgagaaaaaaaatcctcctactCCTCCAGCTCCTGCTATCATTCCTGTCCCCTCCCCATCCTCACTCGTCTCCACTCCCACCCCTCCAAAACCAGCTCCCCGCACCATTATGTCTGCTGAAAAG gtgaaGACTCAGTTGTACCTTCCCCCAGAGCTGCCGTGTCTCGGTCACATCCAGATGACCATTTCTGCCATCGGAGAGGACGGCCTCATTTATGCCAGAGGACAGAATGCAG agtgtcagttggagcagctgaGGGAGAGGATTCAGCAGAGCATGAAGACACTTCCCAGACAGAAGCCATACACCTGGAAGTTCGTCCAGGGCTGTGCCGTCATCGGACCTGATATGTTGTGGTACAGAGGGCAGCTGCTGGAGTTGCTGGGAGGACACGTCAAG gTACAATATGTAGACTACGGTCTGGTGGAGAATATCCCAGTGGTCCATGTTTACCCCATGCTGCTGTGTGACGATGTTCCTCAGCTCTGTATGCCCTGCCAGCTGCACCGCATCAACCCG GTTGGTGGTAGGTGGCAGCAGGATGCAGTAGCGCTGCTAAGGGAGATGTTGTTGAGCCGCTGTGTGGACATGCAAGTCGTG gaGCTGCCGACTGACCCGAGGGGACCGCTCACTGTTGAGATCTTTCTGGACGGGCTGAGCCTCAGCAGGATCCTGTGTCAGCACGAACACGCCTCCATGGACCGGACTGCCATAGCacagaag CAGGGACACTCGGTGCTGCCTGTTGCCCCCTTCCTGGATGACTGGGACATTGACACTGAG GGTCTGAGGGACCCAGAGGAGCCAATGCTGGGGCCCTTTATCTACCCAAACCTGCCTCAGGAGGGAGAGCAGTTCCAGGTCAGGGTCAAGCACCTGTGGACACCAAACGAG TTGTTCCTGTGGCCTTTGGAGGGGACAGCTGATGTGGAGGTGGATGGAGAGACTCTGGATGAGGCTTTGGCCAGAATTAATGCAAACATTGACAGTCTGTCACGACTCACCAACTTCCCACAGG GTGGTCCATGTCTGGCAGAGTACAGTGATGGGAAGTACTACCGGGCCAAGCTGATGAAATTCACCAGTGTGGAGCCCATCATGATCCTGGTCCAACATGTAGACTTTGGCTCCGATGACACTCTTCCCACTAGCAA gCTGCGTCAGATGCCTGCCGAGCTGCTGCGGTTTCCGTCACGGGCGCTCAAGGTCCGTGTTGCAGGCTTTAAGGCTCCCAGCGTCAACAGGCAGGAAGACGTGCTGCCCTACAGCCCCAGCTGGAGCGTGAAGGCTGCCATGGACATGATCGACTTGTTACACAGCAACATCACAGCCTCTGTTGTG GCCCAGAAACCAGAGCTCACAGTGCTGCTGTACAACGAGGATGGAAAGTTGGTCCATCTGCCTCTGGTGAGAAGCGGCCTGGCAGAGCTGGAGTAA
- the rnf17 gene encoding RING finger protein 17 isoform X4, whose amino-acid sequence MLHRHVSPKAEQTNQTLALEPSLSTQVQGAFLAGTPVRRVLLILKMDRGDNSSAVSCKLCGEAFYLPEDEVDGNLPRVLLCGHIYCTSCLRSMEFSSVIRCPECEVESSLPEGGVCGLQEDSRIIGLIYTAKMNKMKRRYTRRNKRLSSTDINANTEDVEQPADIEKIEKAVDEALARAAENLAQLEHMHETLTTGLAEQVKRERARLVMEIKQAADKAVYAVQKWKDVQLNQLTKLEEKFSASQSEVCRVQERMKALEIAMQMAREVRRVPFLEQYCTLDKVLETLQAPVDNQSFDMKCITLGSGMSCVFQSEGLNQSLALSLKMEVSSPRHFSESPLKDHQPGISNRNSRWQHAEGRNSSCIPLGHNRPPNRQKQDQESLGTNSLSSRESSPSPRPRRRSNLSRHSSVSDLGAPDVIIEELLDQGQEHVSQWVVVTHVVNPSHFYVRYVAERRESEILSKKIYHQCCRDSCCFSSSDTVETGSTVFVKSKEGLWCRASVVEVIQNDCGEAVKACPVTQLVSVRVFFLDYGLTKTITIQSEDGATESSLKAVNNHLKKMTVDLGHFVPQAIRCSLKDLVPYDLTKGWSKEAQVEFQSVVGSAAVEMRLLGQDRDSLLVDLRKAPMDQSSDVPISVREYLVFIEVARFYSPVTLGRRPLLYYPPNYPKINTELNAVVSHINNPADFHIQLVDNMESLLLSAKLQDCYNATTVAGDDDLSVYCPVIGQACVARFEDKLWYRAQVIGHPGGRKVEVRYVDFGNKKILSVSDLRKIKDEFFALPSMAIHCCLSDVFPLDGETWGDACTKRFISLAHQKLVTIVATGRVPKTEPLPVRLFDGGLNGPVANIAELLVTEGLACFKERLKSKDPRPPGDDRAVWDPPLELGSAAEGLDAPDQNITGEQDEELLEFMPHLKISAKLKDLKVRVSHVNSPSSFYVQFTQYDTQLKSMCELVKKECEPMEPQDMVWKADMYCAAHINGVWERGQICCDVTSSNIAEVIRCDHGNKVKLHISNLRPLPSSLIGSLALECTLTDIRPAGGRSTWTATACDFISYYLTGASAVMTIKELKDERPVPVTLFCSNRMGQFVSIADFLASEGLALKERKPASVETVVQKSKETDAKSPVGETQADGSDGEKKNPPTPPAPAIIPVPSPSSLVSTPTPPKPAPRTIMSAEKVKTQLYLPPELPCLGHIQMTISAIGEDGLIYARGQNAECQLEQLRERIQQSMKTLPRQKPYTWKFVQGCAVIGPDMLWYRGQLLELLGGHVKVQYVDYGLVENIPVVHVYPMLLCDDVPQLCMPCQLHRINPVGGRWQQDAVALLREMLLSRCVDMQVVELPTDPRGPLTVEIFLDGLSLSRILCQHEHASMDRTAIAQKQGHSVLPVAPFLDDWDIDTEGLRDPEEPMLGPFIYPNLPQEGEQFQVRVKHLWTPNELFLWPLEGTADVEVDGETLDEALARINANIDSLSRLTNFPQGGPCLAEYSDGKYYRAKLMKFTSVEPIMILVQHVDFGSDDTLPTSKLRQMPAELLRFPSRALKVRVAGFKAPSVNRQEDVLPYSPSWSVKAAMDMIDLLHSNITASVVAQKPELTVLLYNEDGKLVHLPLVRSGLAELE is encoded by the exons atgttgcaccgccatgtttctccaaaggcagagcagacaaaccaaacactggctctggaGCCTTCGCTGTCCACGCAGGTGCAGGGAGCCTTTCTGGCGGGAACTCCAGTACGGAGA GTGCTGCTCATACTAAAGATGGACAGAGGCGACAACTCCAGCGCTGTGAGTTGCAAGTTATGTGGAGAGGCCTTCTATCTGCCTG AGGATGAGGTTGATGGCAACCTCCCCCGTGTGCTTTTATGTGGCCACATCTACTGCACATCTTGCCTGCGGTCCATGGAATTCAGCAGTGTCATTAGGTGTCCAGAGTGTGAG GTTGAGTCAAGCCTTCCTGAAGGTGGGGTGTGTGGGCTGCAGGAAGATAGCAGAATCATTGGCCTCATCTACACTGCTAAAATGAACAAGATGAAAAg GAGGTACACCAGGAGGAACAAACGGTTGTCATCCACAGATATTAATGCCAATACTGAGGATGTGGAGCAG CCAGCTGATATTGAGAAGATTGAGAAGGCGGTGGATGAAGCCTTGGCCAGGGCTGCAGAAAACCTTGCCCAGCTGGAACACATGCACGAG ACTCTGACGACGGGTCTGGCAGAGCAGGTGAAAAGAGAGCGAGCTCGACTGGTGATGGAGATCAAGCAGGCTGCAGACAAGGCTGTATATGCTGTCCAAAAGTG GAAAGATGTGCAGTTGAATCAGCTCACAAAACTGGAGGAAAAATTCTCCGCCAGCCAGTCAGAGGTGTGCCGTGTCCAGGAGAGGATGAAGGCCCTGGAGATTGCCATGCAGATGGCCAGGGAAGTACGCCGCGTCCCCTTCCTGGAGCAGTACTGCACCCTGGATAAG gtTCTGGAGACTCTGCAGGCACCTGTAGATAACCAGTCCTTTGATATGAAGTGCATTACTCTGGGCTCAGGAATGAG CTGTGTTTTCCAGTCAGAGGGTCTGAACCAGAGTCTGGCATTGTCTCTGAAGATGGAAGTCAGCAGCCCAAGGCA TTTTTCCGAGTCTCCACTCAAAGACCACCAGCCGGGCATCTCCAACAGAAATTCCCGCTGGCAACATGCAGAaggcagaaacagcagctgtatCCCTCTGGGTCACAATAGACCCCCCAACCGGCAAAAGCAGGACCAGGAGAGCCTGGGAACTAACAGTCTATCATCACGAGAATCCTCCCCAAGCCCAAGACCTCGCCGCAGGTCCAACCTGTCTCGTCACAGCTCTGTCTCAGACCTCGGAGCTCCAGACGTTATCATTGAGGAGCTTTTAGACCAGGGACAAGAGCATG TCTCCCAGTGGGTGGTGGTGACACATGTTGTGAATCCCAGTCACTTCTATGTCCGCTACGTGGCTGAGAGGAGGGAAAGTGAGATCCTGTCTAAGAAGATCTACCACCAATGCTGCAGAGATAGTTGTTGCTTCTCCTCCAGTGACACAGTTGAgactg GTTCCACAGTCTTTGTAAAGTCAAAGGAGGGGCTTTGGTGCCGGGCCAGTGTGGTTGAAGTCATCCAGAATGACTGTGGGGAGGCTGTGAAAGCCTGTCCAGTCACCCAGCTGGTCAGTGTCCGAGTCTTCTTCCTAGACTATGGCCTCACCAAGACTATCACCATACAGAG TGAGGACGGGGCCACCGAGTCTTCACTGAAGGCTGTGAACAATCACCTGAAGAAGATGACTGTGGACCTGGGTCACTTTGTTCCTCAGGCCATCCGATGTTCCCTCAAAGACCTCGTCCCCTATGACCTG acgaAGGGCTGGAGTAAAGAGGCACAGGTTGAATTTCAGAGTGTGGTTGGCTCTGCAGCAGTGGAGATGCGGCTGTTGGGTCAGGACAGAGACTCTTTGTTGGTGGACCTGAGGAAAGCTCCCATGGACCAGTCCAGCGATGTGCCCATCTCTGTCAGAGAATACCTTGTTTTCATTGAAGTGGCCAG GTTTTATTCTCCAGTGACGTTGGGCAGGAGGCCCCTGCTGTACTATCCTCCTAACTATCCCAAGATCAACACAGAGCTCAACGCTGTGGTGTCCCACATCAACAACCCTGCTGACTTCCACATCCAGCTG GTTGATAACATGGAGTCCTTGTTGCTCTCAGCCAAGCTTCAGGATTGTTACAATGCGACAACAGTGGCAGGAGACGATGACCTCAGTGTTTACTGCCCTGTCATAGGACAGGCCTGTGTTGCCCGCTTTGAAGACAAGTTGTGGTACAGAGCTCAGGTCATAG gtcaTCCAGGGGGCAGGAAAGTGGAGGTGCGATATGTAGACTTTGGAAATAAGAAAATCCTCTCAGTCAGTGACCTGAGGAAGATAAAGGATGAGTTCTTTGCCCTCCCTTCCATG GCAATCCACTGCTGCCTGTCAGATGTGTTTCCTCTGGACGGAGAGACCTGGGGTGATGCCTGCACCAAGAGATTCATCAGCTTGGCTCACCAGAAACTGGTCACTATTGTGGCTACAG GAAGAGTCCCCAAGACTGAGCCTCTGCCAGTCAGACTGTTTGATGGCGGCCTGAATGGGCCAGTAGCCAATATAGCTGAGCTGCTGGTCACAGAGGGGCTGGCTTGCTTCAAAGAGAG ACTTAAATCCAAGGATCCCAGGCCCCCTGGCGATGACCGTGCCGTATGGGATCCACCACTTGAGCTTGGTTCGGCCGCGGAGGGTCTTGATGCCCCTGACCAAAACATCACTGGAGAACAGGATGAGGAACTGCTTGAGTTTATGCCTCATCTGAAGATATCTGCCAAGCTCAAAGACCTGAAGGTCAGAGTCAGCCACGTCAACTCACCCAGCAGCTTCTACGTCCAGTTCACCCAGTACGACACTCAGCTGAAAAG CATGTGTGAGCTCGTGAAGAAGGAGTGTGAGCCTATGGAGCCCCAAGATATGGTGTGGAAGGCAGACATGTACTGTGCTGCTCACATTAATGGAGTTTGGGAGAGAGGACAGATCTGCTGTGACGTCACGTCCAGTAACATTGCTGAG GTGATTCGCTGTGACCATGGGAACAAGGTGAAGCTGCACATCAGCAACCTGCGGCCACTGCCGTCCTCCTTGATAGGTTCACTGGCACTGGAGTGCACTCTCACTGACAtcag GCCAGCGGGAGGCCGATCCACCTGGACAGCCACAGCATGCGACTTCATCTCCTACTACTTAACTGGAGCCTCAGCTGTTATGACTATCAAG GAGTTGAAAGATGAGCGTCCAGTGCCCGTCACTCTGTTTTGCTCCAACAGGATGGGACAGTTTGTCAGCATTGCAGACTTTCTGGCTAGCGAGGGCCTCGCGCTCAAGGAGAGGAAGCCAGCGTCGGT GGAGACTGTCGttcaaaaatccaaagaaaCTGATGCAAAGTCTCCAGTAGGCGAGACACAAGCAGATGGCTCTGATGGcgagaaaaaaaatcctcctactCCTCCAGCTCCTGCTATCATTCCTGTCCCCTCCCCATCCTCACTCGTCTCCACTCCCACCCCTCCAAAACCAGCTCCCCGCACCATTATGTCTGCTGAAAAG gtgaaGACTCAGTTGTACCTTCCCCCAGAGCTGCCGTGTCTCGGTCACATCCAGATGACCATTTCTGCCATCGGAGAGGACGGCCTCATTTATGCCAGAGGACAGAATGCAG agtgtcagttggagcagctgaGGGAGAGGATTCAGCAGAGCATGAAGACACTTCCCAGACAGAAGCCATACACCTGGAAGTTCGTCCAGGGCTGTGCCGTCATCGGACCTGATATGTTGTGGTACAGAGGGCAGCTGCTGGAGTTGCTGGGAGGACACGTCAAG gTACAATATGTAGACTACGGTCTGGTGGAGAATATCCCAGTGGTCCATGTTTACCCCATGCTGCTGTGTGACGATGTTCCTCAGCTCTGTATGCCCTGCCAGCTGCACCGCATCAACCCG GTTGGTGGTAGGTGGCAGCAGGATGCAGTAGCGCTGCTAAGGGAGATGTTGTTGAGCCGCTGTGTGGACATGCAAGTCGTG gaGCTGCCGACTGACCCGAGGGGACCGCTCACTGTTGAGATCTTTCTGGACGGGCTGAGCCTCAGCAGGATCCTGTGTCAGCACGAACACGCCTCCATGGACCGGACTGCCATAGCacagaag CAGGGACACTCGGTGCTGCCTGTTGCCCCCTTCCTGGATGACTGGGACATTGACACTGAG GGTCTGAGGGACCCAGAGGAGCCAATGCTGGGGCCCTTTATCTACCCAAACCTGCCTCAGGAGGGAGAGCAGTTCCAGGTCAGGGTCAAGCACCTGTGGACACCAAACGAG TTGTTCCTGTGGCCTTTGGAGGGGACAGCTGATGTGGAGGTGGATGGAGAGACTCTGGATGAGGCTTTGGCCAGAATTAATGCAAACATTGACAGTCTGTCACGACTCACCAACTTCCCACAGG GTGGTCCATGTCTGGCAGAGTACAGTGATGGGAAGTACTACCGGGCCAAGCTGATGAAATTCACCAGTGTGGAGCCCATCATGATCCTGGTCCAACATGTAGACTTTGGCTCCGATGACACTCTTCCCACTAGCAA gCTGCGTCAGATGCCTGCCGAGCTGCTGCGGTTTCCGTCACGGGCGCTCAAGGTCCGTGTTGCAGGCTTTAAGGCTCCCAGCGTCAACAGGCAGGAAGACGTGCTGCCCTACAGCCCCAGCTGGAGCGTGAAGGCTGCCATGGACATGATCGACTTGTTACACAGCAACATCACAGCCTCTGTTGTG GCCCAGAAACCAGAGCTCACAGTGCTGCTGTACAACGAGGATGGAAAGTTGGTCCATCTGCCTCTGGTGAGAAGCGGCCTGGCAGAGCTGGAGTAA